One part of the Solanum dulcamara chromosome 3, daSolDulc1.2, whole genome shotgun sequence genome encodes these proteins:
- the LOC129882992 gene encoding chloride channel protein CLC-d isoform X2, which produces MLSDHFQNGVETAKLMWSRIPATEEEEVGEVGPSRKGNGSTVESLDYEVVENYAYREEQAKRGKLYMGYAVLVKWFLALLIGIGTGLAAVFINLSVENFAGWKFSLTFQIIQKSYFAGCLVYILINLVLVLSSVYIITYFAPAASGSGIPEIKGYLNGIDTHGILLFRTLIGKIFGSIGSVGGGLALGKEGPLVHIGACIASLLGQGGSTKYHLRSRWLQVFSSERDRRDLVTCGCAAGVAAAFRAPVGGVLFALEEVTSWWRSQLMWRVFFTSAIVAVVVRTAMGWCKDGNCGHFGAGGFIIWDISGGQEDYSFEELLPMAVIGVIGGLLGALFNQLTLYVTHWRRNYLHKKGIRVKIIEACLISVITSAISFGLPLFRRCTPCPEADANSGIECPQAPGMFGNYVNFYCQNSKEYNDLATIFFNTQDDAIRNLFSAKTAHEFSAQSLLTFLVMFYTLAVVTFGTAVPAGQFVPGIMIGSTYGRLVGMFVVSFYKKLNIEEGTYALLGAASFLGGSMRMTVSLCVIMVEITNNLKLLPLIMLVLLISKAVGDAFNEGLYEEQARLRAIPLLESRPKYQMRYMTAKEACGNQNVVYFPRVVKVADVVSILRSNDHNGFPVVDHARTGETLVIGLILRSHLLVLLQSKVDFQHSPLPCDSRGDLLPIRHNLSEFVKPVSSKGISLHDIHFTPDDLEMYIDLAPFLNPSPYVVPEDMSLTKVYNLFRQLGLRHALVVPRPARVIGMITRKDLILEDNDDPAAVELQSTSRYTI; this is translated from the exons ATGTTATCAGATCATTTTCAAAACGGGGTGGAGACGGCGAAGCTGATGTGGTCACGGATTCCGGCGACGGAGGAGGAGGAAGTCGGTGAGGTGGGTCCATCAAGAAAGGGCAATGGGAGCACTGTGGAAAGTCTTGATTATGAAGTTGTTGAAAATTATGCTTATAGGGAAGAACAG GCTAAAAGAGGAAAGCTTTATATGGGATATGCTGTTTTGGTTAAGTGGTTCTTGGCGTTACTAATTGGAATTG GCACAGGACTTGCTGCTGTTTTCATTAATCTTTCTGTTGAAAATTTTGCGGGATGGAAGTTCTCATTGACATTTCAGATTATTCAGAAGTCATACTTTGCTGGATGTCTGGTGTATATTTTGATCAACTTGGTTCTAGTATTATCTTCTGTATATATTATCACATACTTTGCACCAGCAGCATCAGGATCAGGAATTCCTGAAATAAAGGGTTATCTAAATG GAATTGACACACATGGGATCCTTCTTTTCAGAACTCTGATTGGAAAG ATTTTTGGAAGCATAGGTTCAGTGGGAGGTGGTCTTGCTCTTGGCAAAGAAGGGCCTCTTGTACATATTGGTGCTTGTATTGCTTCTTTGCTTGGACAA GGTGGATCCACAAAATATCACCTGCGGTCAAGGTGGCTCCAAGTTTTTAGCAGTGAACGGGATCGTCGTGATTTG GTGACTTGTGGATGTGCTGCTGGAGTTGCTGCTGCTTTTAGAGCTCCAGTAGGTGGGGTATTATTTGCTCTTGAAGAGGTCACTTCTTG GTGGAGGAGTCAACTAATGTGGCGGGTCTTCTTTACCTCTGCAATTGTAGCTGTTGTTGTCCGTACAGCAATGGGATGGTGTAAAGATGGAAACTGTGGTCATTTTGGCGCTGGAGGCTTCATTATATGGGATATCTCTGG TGGTCAAGAGGACTATTCTTTTGAGGAGTTGTTGCCCATGGCAGTTATTGGAGTTATAGGAGGTCTCCTTG GAGCTTTATTCAATCAGCTTACTCTCTATGTAACACACTGGCGTAGAAATTACTTGCACAAGAAAGGAATTCGTGTGAAA ATTATTGAAGCTTGTCTCATCTCTGTGATAACTTCAGCTATTTCCTTTGGATTGCCACTTTTTAGAAGATGTACTCCGTGCCCTGAAGCCGATGCTAATTCTGGCATTGAATGTCCGCAAGCACCAGGAATGTTTGGTAACTATGTTAAT TTTTACTGTCAGAACAGCAAGGAGTACAATGACCTCGCAACCATATTCTTCAACACTCAG GATGACGCTATAAGAAATTTATTCAGTGCGAAGACAGCTCACGAATTCAGCGCTCAAAGCCTACTGACATTTCTG GTTATGTTTTATACCTTGGCTGTGGTAACCTTTGGAACTGCAGTTCCAGCAGGTCAGTTTGTGCCAGGCATCATGATAGGATCAACTTATGGACGTCTTGTTGGCATGTTTGTGGTTAGCTTTTATAAGAAGCTGAACATTGAAGAGGGGAC GTATGCTCTTCTAGGTGCTGCATCTTTTCTTGGAGGCTCTATGCGTATGACTGTATCTCTCTGTGTCATCATGGTGGAGATTACAAACAACTTAAAGCTTTTACCTCTAATAATGCTGGTTCTTCTCATCTCAAAG GCTGTTGGTGATGCTTTTAATGAAGGATTATATGAAGAACAGGCTAGATTAAGGGCAATTCCATTACTTGAATCTAGACCAAAGTATCAAATGCGCTATATGACGGCAAAAGAGGCATGTGGGAATCAAAAC GTTGTATACTTCCCTCGGGTTGTGAAGGTTGCAGATGTAGTTTCTATTTTGAGGAGCAATGACCACAATGGTTTCCCT GTTGTTGACCATGCAAGAACTGGGGAGACACTTGTTATTGGACTTATACTAAGAAG TCATTTATTGGTGCTTCTACAATCAAAAGTTGATTTTCAGCATAGCCCTTTACCCTGTGATTCAAGAGGTGATCTTTTGCCAATCAG GCACAACCTTAGTGAATTTGTGAAACCCGTTTCTAGTAAAGGGATATCTCTCCATGATATCCATTTCACTCCAGATGATCTGGAGATGTACATTGATCTTGCCCCATTTTTAAACCCGTCTCCGTATGTTGTTCCAGAAGACATGTCATTAACAAAG GTATATAATCTTTTTCGTCAACTAGGACTGAGGCACGCACTTGTTGTTCCACGCCCTGCTCGTGTTATTGGCATGATCACTCGAAAAGATCTGATACTTGAG GATAATGATGATCCAGCGGCCGTAGAGCTCCAATCAACTAGT AGGTACACTATCTAA
- the LOC129881807 gene encoding mavicyanin, whose translation MAFILENRPKMTLVFLILACFMQLCFGVMYKVGESAGWTTIGNVDYKQWSANKTFLVGDVIVFQYSPQFHNVMQVTHADYQSCNASAPIATHTTGNDSITITTHGHHFFLCGVPGHCQSGQKVDINVLRVSSSASPSQSPSSSSPIPAVAVPALSPSHASYWLPNKIGVVMAVSLVVLFNFA comes from the exons ATggcttttattcttgaaaaCAGACCTAAAATGACTTTGGTTTTCTTGATTTTAGCTTGTTTTATGCAGCTGTGTTTTGGGGTTATGTATAAAGTTGGAGAATCAGCTGGTTGGACAACTATTGGTAATGTTGATTACAAACAATGGTCTGCTAATAAAACCTTTCTTGTTGGTGATGTAATTG TATTCCAGTACAGCCCACAATTCCACAATGTGATGCAAGTGACACATGCTGACTACCAGTCCTGCAATGCATCTGCTCCTATTGCAACACACACAACTGGGAACGACTCTATTACCATAACTACTCATGGCCACCATTTTTTCCTCTGTGGTGTACCTGGCCATTGCCAATCTGGCCAGAAAGTCGATATCAATGTTCTTCGCGTCTCATCATCCGCGTCTCCATCTCAATCTCCTTCGTCGTCAAGTCCTATCCCTGCTGTAGCTGTGCCTGCACTTTCTCCTAGTCATGCTTCTTATTGGCTTCCTAACAAAATTGGTGTTGTGATGGCTGTTTCTTTAGTTGTTCTTTTTAATTTTGCTTAA
- the LOC129882992 gene encoding chloride channel protein CLC-d isoform X1 has product MLSDHFQNGVETAKLMWSRIPATEEEEVGEVGPSRKGNGSTVESLDYEVVENYAYREEQAKRGKLYMGYAVLVKWFLALLIGIGTGLAAVFINLSVENFAGWKFSLTFQIIQKSYFAGCLVYILINLVLVLSSVYIITYFAPAASGSGIPEIKGYLNGIDTHGILLFRTLIGKIFGSIGSVGGGLALGKEGPLVHIGACIASLLGQGGSTKYHLRSRWLQVFSSERDRRDLVTCGCAAGVAAAFRAPVGGVLFALEEVTSWWRSQLMWRVFFTSAIVAVVVRTAMGWCKDGNCGHFGAGGFIIWDISGGQEDYSFEELLPMAVIGVIGGLLGALFNQLTLYVTHWRRNYLHKKGIRVKIIEACLISVITSAISFGLPLFRRCTPCPEADANSGIECPQAPGMFGNYVNFYCQNSKEYNDLATIFFNTQDDAIRNLFSAKTAHEFSAQSLLTFLVMFYTLAVVTFGTAVPAGQFVPGIMIGSTYGRLVGMFVVSFYKKLNIEEGTYALLGAASFLGGSMRMTVSLCVIMVEITNNLKLLPLIMLVLLISKAVGDAFNEGLYEEQARLRAIPLLESRPKYQMRYMTAKEACGNQNVVYFPRVVKVADVVSILRSNDHNGFPVVDHARTGETLVIGLILRSHLLVLLQSKVDFQHSPLPCDSRGDLLPIRHNLSEFVKPVSSKGISLHDIHFTPDDLEMYIDLAPFLNPSPYVVPEDMSLTKVYNLFRQLGLRHALVVPRPARVIGMITRKDLILEDNDDPAAVELQSTSVRGTLSNHRVIKRKGDAQQPLLDGLL; this is encoded by the exons ATGTTATCAGATCATTTTCAAAACGGGGTGGAGACGGCGAAGCTGATGTGGTCACGGATTCCGGCGACGGAGGAGGAGGAAGTCGGTGAGGTGGGTCCATCAAGAAAGGGCAATGGGAGCACTGTGGAAAGTCTTGATTATGAAGTTGTTGAAAATTATGCTTATAGGGAAGAACAG GCTAAAAGAGGAAAGCTTTATATGGGATATGCTGTTTTGGTTAAGTGGTTCTTGGCGTTACTAATTGGAATTG GCACAGGACTTGCTGCTGTTTTCATTAATCTTTCTGTTGAAAATTTTGCGGGATGGAAGTTCTCATTGACATTTCAGATTATTCAGAAGTCATACTTTGCTGGATGTCTGGTGTATATTTTGATCAACTTGGTTCTAGTATTATCTTCTGTATATATTATCACATACTTTGCACCAGCAGCATCAGGATCAGGAATTCCTGAAATAAAGGGTTATCTAAATG GAATTGACACACATGGGATCCTTCTTTTCAGAACTCTGATTGGAAAG ATTTTTGGAAGCATAGGTTCAGTGGGAGGTGGTCTTGCTCTTGGCAAAGAAGGGCCTCTTGTACATATTGGTGCTTGTATTGCTTCTTTGCTTGGACAA GGTGGATCCACAAAATATCACCTGCGGTCAAGGTGGCTCCAAGTTTTTAGCAGTGAACGGGATCGTCGTGATTTG GTGACTTGTGGATGTGCTGCTGGAGTTGCTGCTGCTTTTAGAGCTCCAGTAGGTGGGGTATTATTTGCTCTTGAAGAGGTCACTTCTTG GTGGAGGAGTCAACTAATGTGGCGGGTCTTCTTTACCTCTGCAATTGTAGCTGTTGTTGTCCGTACAGCAATGGGATGGTGTAAAGATGGAAACTGTGGTCATTTTGGCGCTGGAGGCTTCATTATATGGGATATCTCTGG TGGTCAAGAGGACTATTCTTTTGAGGAGTTGTTGCCCATGGCAGTTATTGGAGTTATAGGAGGTCTCCTTG GAGCTTTATTCAATCAGCTTACTCTCTATGTAACACACTGGCGTAGAAATTACTTGCACAAGAAAGGAATTCGTGTGAAA ATTATTGAAGCTTGTCTCATCTCTGTGATAACTTCAGCTATTTCCTTTGGATTGCCACTTTTTAGAAGATGTACTCCGTGCCCTGAAGCCGATGCTAATTCTGGCATTGAATGTCCGCAAGCACCAGGAATGTTTGGTAACTATGTTAAT TTTTACTGTCAGAACAGCAAGGAGTACAATGACCTCGCAACCATATTCTTCAACACTCAG GATGACGCTATAAGAAATTTATTCAGTGCGAAGACAGCTCACGAATTCAGCGCTCAAAGCCTACTGACATTTCTG GTTATGTTTTATACCTTGGCTGTGGTAACCTTTGGAACTGCAGTTCCAGCAGGTCAGTTTGTGCCAGGCATCATGATAGGATCAACTTATGGACGTCTTGTTGGCATGTTTGTGGTTAGCTTTTATAAGAAGCTGAACATTGAAGAGGGGAC GTATGCTCTTCTAGGTGCTGCATCTTTTCTTGGAGGCTCTATGCGTATGACTGTATCTCTCTGTGTCATCATGGTGGAGATTACAAACAACTTAAAGCTTTTACCTCTAATAATGCTGGTTCTTCTCATCTCAAAG GCTGTTGGTGATGCTTTTAATGAAGGATTATATGAAGAACAGGCTAGATTAAGGGCAATTCCATTACTTGAATCTAGACCAAAGTATCAAATGCGCTATATGACGGCAAAAGAGGCATGTGGGAATCAAAAC GTTGTATACTTCCCTCGGGTTGTGAAGGTTGCAGATGTAGTTTCTATTTTGAGGAGCAATGACCACAATGGTTTCCCT GTTGTTGACCATGCAAGAACTGGGGAGACACTTGTTATTGGACTTATACTAAGAAG TCATTTATTGGTGCTTCTACAATCAAAAGTTGATTTTCAGCATAGCCCTTTACCCTGTGATTCAAGAGGTGATCTTTTGCCAATCAG GCACAACCTTAGTGAATTTGTGAAACCCGTTTCTAGTAAAGGGATATCTCTCCATGATATCCATTTCACTCCAGATGATCTGGAGATGTACATTGATCTTGCCCCATTTTTAAACCCGTCTCCGTATGTTGTTCCAGAAGACATGTCATTAACAAAG GTATATAATCTTTTTCGTCAACTAGGACTGAGGCACGCACTTGTTGTTCCACGCCCTGCTCGTGTTATTGGCATGATCACTCGAAAAGATCTGATACTTGAG GATAATGATGATCCAGCGGCCGTAGAGCTCCAATCAACTAGTGTAAG AGGTACACTATCTAACCATAGAGTGATCAAGAGGAAAGGAGATGCACAACAGCCGCTTCTTGATGGTCTTCTTTAA